Genomic segment of Terriglobales bacterium:
GCTGAGACCTTCTCCTATCCAGGGAAGGGACATCGGCGGAAAACGGAGTTCCAGGTTGTTCAGCAACAGGGCATTCCCTCCAAGGGGGGATCCAGTCCCCAGATCTCGTGGTCCCGCCTGGTTGAGCGAAAAGCCACGATGGGTGTTGGCGCCTCCCGCAAAAAATCGCTCCGGCAGAGGCACAATGGTATCCGCCCAAGGTTCCGCTATCCCTACCTGCAGACTCCTGGCAAATACCCACTTCTTATGAAAAGGGTGATAGGTGGAATTGGTGATTAGAAAACGTCCGAAGTCGGCTTCGGAGCCGAACGCTGTCGCCGCCACTCCAACATCAAATGTGGTGTAGTTACCTTTGTGACTGTCAACGGGGCTATCGCGCTTGTCGCGAATGTAGGTGAAGGTAGGCATGCCGACGCGAACCGGCAGCGACAGGATGGGAATCAAGTCGGGGGAGACGACGACATTGGTAGCTTTCACGCGACGGTAGATGAACCGGTAGAGCAGGGTCGTAGATCGGTTAACCCTCTGCTCGAGTTGTGCGGAGCCTTCCAGCCGCTCGCTGGTGAAGGTGGTGACATCGATGGTGTTGTCGTAAAGCGCAGTAAACGTCAAACGAAGCTTCGGATCCCCCAACCAGCGGGGAGCGTCGTAGCTGATCAAAGCACGTTTTTGCAGACTTCCATAGCTGGACTTCAGGGAAATAGTGTGTGCCCGCCCGCGGAAATTGATACGCGTCACGTCGAACGACACGCGCGGGCTGACTCCCGATTTCCCCTGGGAAATGGTTGTGGGATTTGCTTCGCCGGAAGACACGCTAGAAGTGCCGGGCTGACCGCTGCTGGCTTCGATGCCGAATCCGTAGTTGAAAGTCCAGCGCTTCGCTTCCTGGAACTGCAGCAGAACGTCTTTGAACCGCGAGTCTCCATCGGGGTTCTGGACGGCTATCTGGACCTCATTGAAAACTCCCAAATTGTAAAGGCGCTCCTGTGACTTGAGCATTTCAATCTGGCTGAGCGGATCTCCATCCCGAATCTGCAATTGTTTCTCAACCACATTCTGGCGTGTGAACAGCAATTGCGACAGCAGTACTCGATCTACAAACACCTGCTGGCCCTCGCTGATCTTGTAAGTCACGTCCAGCAGGCTGGGTTGGTCGGGAAGCGGCGACGTTGTGGCCTGAAAATCTACATCCGGATATCCATGGTTAAAGTAGTAACTCAAAACCGATTCGCGATCGGCAGCAGCATTTGCGGAAGAATAGGGCTGGCCCTCGACCATGGTCAGCAGTGCCCGCAATTGATCCTCAGGCACCTGGTTATCACCCTCAATTCTCAGCAAGTGAACGCGTGACTGCGGTCCCTCGGTGAAATGGAACGCGATGGCAAGGTCGCTTGGTTTTCCGTTGTAGTTGCTGAGCACTTCAGTCTTGACTTTGACCTGATCAAACCCGTTGGCACGATAAAGGTTAGTCAAATTGTCCACATCATCGCTCAACAACGCCTGACTATAACGGCCGTGCTTCAGAGAGAATGACTTGGTTTGAATCTGCAGACGTTCGCGCAGGAGGGGGTCGTCGAAATATTTGTTGCCATCGAACTGAATGGCCGCCAGCGTGCGCTTGTCGCCGCGTTCAATGCTGTAAATAATGTTCAGCCGATTGTCGGCGGTTTGCTGCCGGTAA
This window contains:
- a CDS encoding POTRA domain-containing protein: MAPPLLGQVAAQTGAQPQSNLPSASKGSNSPGLVSNYAKYADRRIAAIEIRGALGDERVQDYLRDLVVQKNNEPFDRRKIRESLQALYASGRFSDVEAVVEPLAGGDLILAFVTRPNYFVGYKTTEGGPKRPTSGQLLDSAKIQLGELFTQSKIDSSIRRMKALMAENGFYQAQLTARTTVRPENQLIDVNYVIDPGPPAHIGTLTIEGDAGFSAEQIAKSTNLETGHTVTADRISKALQKLRKKYSKGDYLEAQVSLIDRKYHPETNTVDFTLKIFRGREVAVRTDGASIGKRKLKKYVPIYEEHAVDADLLNEGSRNLRNYLQTEGYFDAEVAYRQQTADNRLNIIYSIERGDKRTLAAIQFDGNKYFDDPLLRERLQIQTKSFSLKHGRYSQALLSDDVDNLTNLYRANGFDQVKVKTEVLSNYNGKPSDLAIAFHFTEGPQSRVHLLRIEGDNQVPEDQLRALLTMVEGQPYSSANAAADRESVLSYYFNHGYPDVDFQATTSPLPDQPSLLDVTYKISEGQQVFVDRVLLSQLLFTRQNVVEKQLQIRDGDPLSQIEMLKSQERLYNLGVFNEVQIAVQNPDGDSRFKDVLLQFQEAKRWTFNYGFGIEASSGQPGTSSVSSGEANPTTISQGKSGVSPRVSFDVTRINFRGRAHTISLKSSYGSLQKRALISYDAPRWLGDPKLRLTFTALYDNTIDVTTFTSERLEGSAQLEQRVNRSTTLLYRFIYRRVKATNVVVSPDLIPILSLPVRVGMPTFTYIRDKRDSPVDSHKGNYTTFDVGVAATAFGSEADFGRFLITNSTYHPFHKKWVFARSLQVGIAEPWADTIVPLPERFFAGGANTHRGFSLNQAGPRDLGTGSPLGGNALLLNNLELRFPPMSLPWIGEGLSFVAFHDVGNVFEDSKEMVRSVFRWYQPRQDLCRDPNLSAQCSFSYMSQAVGGGLRYQTPIGPVRVDVGYNLNPTVYPQFTTNSAGQQVFTPQTTRRVNFYFSIGQTF